In Mycobacterium stomatepiae, the following are encoded in one genomic region:
- a CDS encoding tyrosine-type recombinase/integrase, which yields MRQRFDRLAAAAGLSRITFHDLRHSYATGALKATISPKVISERIGHPNVGFFPQTYAHVLRKDDRDAAERAAAFLIGNGRHPTDEYDS from the coding sequence ATCAGACAACGTTTCGACCGTCTCGCGGCAGCCGCAGGACTATCGCGGATCACCTTCCACGATCTGCGGCACTCCTACGCGACCGGCGCGCTTAAAGCCACCATAAGCCCGAAGGTGATAAGCGAGCGCATCGGCCATCCTAACGTTGGATTCTTCCCGCAGACCTATGCGCATGTTCTGCGAAAGGATGACCGCGACGCCGCAGAGCGGGCGGCCGCATTCCTCATCGGCAACGGACGGCATCCGACCGACGAATACGACTCCTAG
- a CDS encoding FadR/GntR family transcriptional regulator, with amino-acid sequence MALRPVTRQSIPEGVFEQIMSDVLSGEMAPGELLPSERRLAEVLGVSRPAVREALKRLIAAGLVEVRQGDATTVRDYRRHAGLDLLPRLLLRGGDRADELDLEVVRSILETRLHNGPKVAELAAERGSPDAAGLIDGAVGALAAEEDPVERQRAALTFWDHVVDAADSIVFRLMFNTLRATYEPALPALATVMAAEVSHPERYREVARMIAAGDPAGAKRAATELLEPATHGLLTALSDWDELR; translated from the coding sequence ATGGCTCTGCGACCCGTGACTCGACAGTCGATACCCGAGGGTGTCTTCGAACAGATCATGTCTGATGTTCTCAGCGGTGAGATGGCGCCCGGAGAGCTGCTGCCCAGTGAGCGCAGGCTCGCGGAGGTGCTGGGTGTGTCCCGGCCGGCGGTTCGTGAGGCGCTCAAACGCCTCATCGCTGCCGGCCTGGTCGAGGTTCGGCAAGGGGATGCCACGACTGTGCGGGACTATCGCCGTCACGCAGGGCTGGACCTGCTGCCTCGCTTGTTGCTCCGCGGTGGCGATCGCGCTGACGAGCTGGATCTTGAGGTGGTGCGCAGCATTTTGGAGACCCGGCTGCACAACGGACCCAAAGTTGCGGAGCTGGCTGCGGAACGCGGGAGCCCGGACGCGGCCGGCCTGATCGACGGCGCCGTGGGTGCGCTGGCCGCCGAAGAGGATCCAGTGGAACGTCAGCGCGCCGCGCTGACGTTCTGGGACCACGTCGTCGATGCCGCCGACTCCATCGTCTTCCGCCTAATGTTTAACACCCTTCGCGCCACCTACGAGCCGGCGCTGCCGGCCCTTGCCACGGTGATGGCCGCCGAGGTCAGTCACCCGGAGCGGTACCGGGAGGTCGCGCGGATGATCGCCGCCGGTGATCCCGCGGGCGCGAAGCGTGCCGCGACCGAACTGCTCGAGCCGGCCACCCACGGCCTGCTCACCGCCCTGTCTGACTGGGATGAACTGCGATGA
- a CDS encoding sterol desaturase family protein, which yields MTTQVRGNFTLSEAGREFWRHPSPLVIALAFAGALTARVGDWRLSDAVLPALMVAAFPIFEWSIHVAILHWRPRSLGRFAVDPLLARKHREHHCDPRQIELIFIPWQTLVWVIPMAVAIALTAFPRLGLGLTYLVSLTALGLVYEWTHYLIHTDYKAKTGVYRSIWRNHRRHHFKNEHYWFTVTSTGTADRLLGTYPNQSTVPTSPTAKDLHGCTAGRVVAD from the coding sequence ATGACGACACAGGTACGCGGCAACTTCACGTTGTCCGAGGCCGGCCGGGAGTTTTGGCGCCACCCTTCCCCCTTGGTCATCGCGCTGGCGTTCGCCGGGGCGCTCACGGCCCGCGTCGGCGACTGGCGACTCAGCGACGCCGTCCTGCCGGCACTCATGGTCGCCGCTTTTCCGATTTTCGAGTGGAGCATCCACGTCGCCATCCTGCACTGGCGGCCGCGCAGCCTTGGCCGCTTCGCCGTGGATCCTTTGTTGGCGCGCAAGCATCGCGAGCATCACTGCGATCCGCGGCAAATCGAGCTCATCTTCATCCCGTGGCAGACGCTGGTCTGGGTGATCCCGATGGCCGTCGCCATAGCGTTGACGGCATTCCCCCGACTCGGCCTCGGACTGACGTACCTGGTCTCGTTGACCGCACTCGGACTGGTCTACGAGTGGACGCATTACCTCATCCACACCGACTACAAGGCGAAAACTGGTGTGTACCGGTCGATTTGGCGTAATCACCGACGGCACCACTTCAAGAACGAACATTACTGGTTCACCGTCACCTCCACCGGAACTGCGGACCGGCTGCTCGGAACGTACCCGAATCAGTCGACGGTACCGACCTCGCCGACAGCCAAGGATCTGCATGGCTGCACCGCAGGCCGTGTGGTCGCTGATTAG
- a CDS encoding cupin domain-containing protein produces the protein MAEGNQIGVSVVQPGEGEVVALPGFGAVFKLSGKTNGGEVSIVEHPFEVGLLTAAHRHTREDEHSIVLAGEIGFRSEDSEVVLGPGGDITKPRGQMHAMWNAGTVPGRIVEIITPGGFENYFRELGELLVEHADDPTGKPLHELPQFGELADKYGLTYGSPAWMDDIAQRYGLKPPSH, from the coding sequence ATGGCCGAGGGAAATCAAATCGGGGTCAGTGTCGTGCAGCCGGGGGAGGGCGAGGTGGTGGCGCTGCCGGGCTTCGGGGCGGTGTTCAAGCTGTCCGGCAAGACCAACGGCGGCGAGGTCTCCATCGTCGAGCATCCGTTCGAGGTCGGCTTGCTGACCGCGGCGCACCGGCACACCCGCGAGGACGAGCACTCAATTGTGCTGGCGGGTGAGATCGGCTTCCGCTCCGAGGACAGCGAGGTGGTGCTCGGTCCGGGCGGCGATATCACCAAGCCGCGCGGGCAGATGCACGCCATGTGGAACGCCGGCACCGTGCCGGGCCGCATCGTCGAGATCATCACTCCGGGCGGGTTCGAGAACTACTTCCGTGAACTCGGCGAGCTGCTCGTCGAGCACGCGGACGACCCGACGGGCAAACCGCTGCACGAGCTGCCCCAGTTCGGCGAACTCGCCGACAAGTACGGGCTGACCTACGGGTCGCCGGCCTGGATGGACGACATCGCGCAACGGTACGGGCTGAAGCCGCCTTCACACTGA
- a CDS encoding Dps family protein yields MTTSLATQRRNTHEVNVFHGPVGFYDDLQTVLVDLIELQLQAKQAHWNVVGTNFRDLHLQLDTIVDAARAASDAIAERVRALDAVPDARSDTVAATTSVPAIPAGLLDATEAADMISNRIYAVVSTMRAVHDGVDAVDPSTADLLQAIIDRLEKEAWLLKSENGIA; encoded by the coding sequence ATGACCACTTCGCTGGCTACCCAACGTCGTAATACCCACGAGGTCAACGTGTTTCACGGTCCGGTCGGCTTCTACGACGATCTGCAGACCGTCCTGGTCGACTTGATCGAACTGCAGCTGCAAGCCAAGCAAGCGCACTGGAACGTCGTCGGGACCAACTTCCGCGATCTGCATCTGCAGCTGGACACCATCGTCGACGCGGCGCGCGCGGCCAGCGACGCGATCGCCGAACGCGTGCGCGCGCTGGACGCGGTTCCCGACGCCCGCTCCGACACGGTCGCCGCGACGACGTCCGTGCCCGCCATACCGGCGGGCTTGCTCGACGCCACCGAGGCGGCCGACATGATCAGCAATCGGATCTATGCCGTCGTGAGCACGATGCGCGCCGTGCACGACGGTGTTGACGCCGTCGATCCCTCGACCGCCGACCTGTTGCAAGCGATCATTGATCGACTGGAAAAAGAGGCGTGGCTGCTCAAGTCCGAGAACGGCATCGCCTAA
- a CDS encoding nitroreductase family protein encodes MNIYEGLYTTRMMRRLRPDPIPLETQARILDAAVRAPNGGNTQRWHFVAVDDRELIREFAQLYRQVRAIEYDKFKSGTGPMVATAPGADPAAHADTMRRMKGSGDYLADHFEEIPLLLFVFAIDDLGGANIYPAIWSVLLAARAEGVGGVMTMVLRNFEDRVNELLGVPVEQGWKMSAMLTLGYPLGKWGVAANRHPVHEVSSRNGWGKPFGIEVPQPLWHASDRGELKHRPQNEGNHP; translated from the coding sequence ATGAACATCTACGAAGGGCTTTACACCACCCGGATGATGCGGCGATTGCGGCCGGATCCGATTCCGTTGGAGACGCAGGCGCGGATTCTCGACGCGGCCGTTCGCGCTCCCAACGGGGGCAACACGCAACGGTGGCACTTCGTGGCCGTCGACGATCGGGAACTCATCCGCGAGTTCGCGCAACTGTACCGGCAAGTCCGCGCGATCGAATACGACAAATTCAAGTCCGGGACGGGACCGATGGTGGCAACGGCGCCGGGAGCGGACCCGGCCGCTCACGCCGACACGATGCGCCGAATGAAGGGCTCGGGGGATTACCTGGCAGACCATTTCGAAGAAATTCCGCTGCTGCTGTTCGTTTTCGCCATCGACGACCTCGGCGGCGCCAACATCTACCCGGCGATCTGGAGTGTGTTGCTCGCCGCCCGCGCTGAGGGCGTCGGCGGCGTGATGACGATGGTGCTTCGCAATTTCGAGGACCGGGTGAACGAGCTGTTGGGGGTTCCGGTGGAGCAGGGCTGGAAGATGTCGGCCATGCTGACCCTCGGGTACCCGTTGGGCAAGTGGGGAGTCGCGGCCAATCGCCATCCCGTGCACGAGGTTTCATCTCGCAACGGCTGGGGCAAGCCGTTCGGAATCGAAGTGCCACAGCCGCTCTGGCACGCCTCAGACCGTGGCGAACTGAAGCATCGCCCGCAAAACGAAGGGAACCACCCATGA
- a CDS encoding HD domain-containing protein, translating to MAIQSMQTIAAIVIPDTELVREATEFIRGAEEDVLYHHSRRVFLFGALHGRRLGLQPDPELLYIAAMFHDLGLATRYRASTQRFEIDGADAARDFLLEHGVGQADADKVWLGIALHTTPEVPARLDPETALLAAGVKTDVVGVGREQLTAEDIAAVTVAHPRPDFKNRILAAFNDGMKHRPATTFGTMNDDVLAFFDPTFERGNMVDLILNNTLPE from the coding sequence ATGGCCATTCAATCGATGCAGACCATCGCCGCCATCGTGATCCCCGACACCGAACTCGTCCGCGAGGCAACCGAGTTCATTCGCGGCGCCGAAGAAGACGTGCTCTATCACCACTCCCGTCGCGTGTTCCTATTCGGCGCGCTGCACGGTCGCCGCCTGGGCCTGCAACCGGACCCGGAGCTGCTCTACATCGCGGCGATGTTCCACGACCTCGGTCTGGCCACCCGCTACCGCGCATCGACCCAGCGCTTTGAGATCGACGGTGCCGACGCCGCGCGCGATTTCCTGCTGGAACACGGTGTCGGACAAGCCGATGCCGACAAGGTCTGGCTCGGCATCGCGCTGCATACAACCCCCGAGGTGCCCGCCCGCCTCGACCCGGAAACCGCGCTGCTGGCAGCCGGTGTCAAGACCGACGTGGTCGGCGTCGGCCGCGAGCAACTCACCGCGGAGGACATCGCCGCGGTGACCGTCGCCCACCCACGTCCGGACTTCAAGAACCGCATCCTGGCCGCGTTCAACGACGGCATGAAGCATCGGCCGGCCACCACGTTCGGGACCATGAACGACGACGTGCTGGCGTTCTTTGACCCCACGTTCGAGCGGGGGAACATGGTCGACCTCATTCTCAACAACACCCTGCCCGAGTAG
- a CDS encoding alpha/beta fold hydrolase, with protein MPLPGRSLIDENPPDKRLSALRWITQSPLGAVPATLQYVEQELMQGVCPDLQRFVANLLTLQPGGYFLGALDIHPLDLGIPMAYITGADDLAMPRPAAESAARIGVQPIVVPGTHNGLLTHPDEVANAILDNTTN; from the coding sequence GTGCCACTGCCCGGCAGGTCGCTGATCGACGAGAATCCACCCGATAAACGGCTTTCCGCGTTGCGGTGGATCACGCAATCCCCGCTTGGCGCCGTTCCGGCGACCCTGCAATACGTCGAGCAGGAGTTGATGCAAGGCGTCTGTCCCGACCTGCAGCGGTTCGTGGCCAATCTGTTGACGCTTCAGCCCGGTGGCTACTTTCTCGGCGCCCTCGACATCCATCCGCTCGATCTCGGGATCCCGATGGCCTACATCACCGGCGCCGACGACCTGGCGATGCCGCGGCCCGCGGCCGAATCCGCCGCCCGGATTGGCGTGCAGCCCATCGTCGTTCCGGGCACGCACAACGGATTGCTGACCCATCCCGACGAGGTGGCCAACGCGATCCTCGACAACACCACAAACTGA
- a CDS encoding alpha/beta fold hydrolase, with amino-acid sequence MSTYVLIPGAWHGAWSWRLVAERLRAAGHRAITLTLPGMNDGDDLSRRYQLRDAIEYIAERVRHLESGAVLVAHS; translated from the coding sequence GTGTCGACGTACGTACTGATTCCGGGCGCCTGGCATGGAGCATGGTCGTGGCGACTGGTCGCCGAGCGGCTCCGTGCGGCGGGTCATCGGGCGATCACGTTGACGCTGCCGGGGATGAACGACGGCGACGACCTTTCGCGGAGATACCAACTGCGGGATGCGATCGAGTACATCGCCGAACGGGTGCGGCACCTGGAATCCGGCGCGGTGTTGGTCGCGCACAGCTGA
- a CDS encoding FAD-dependent oxidoreductase, producing the protein MSTNVSQSRDTAIVLGASIAGLLAARVLADFYSTVLVVERDVLPDGPQTRRGVPQGGMPHIPPARLTRILDELLPGFLDELVAGGARVWNDGDLSRLCITFGGDQLLRSGHVPDPGSIVIHYAHRPFLEWSLRRRVHAIANVELLQGRDAVRLTSTRERDRVTGVVLAQRDSGIETTWEADLVVDATGRGSRTPLFLEELGYGRPRVDQLKVHVTYAGLPVYVEPGKLRENSTLTAARPSRPVAFAMTAGENDVHMLAVQTLAGQPAPKDRAAVFDCLDGIAPPHVLAVARSAEPLADVVQYKFPANRWRRYDKMVRTPDGLIVMGDAVCSFNPLYGQGMSVAASEALILRDCLAQGDGNLPRRVFGLCANAIGVAWQTAVSSDLALPQIAGRRTMSVLVRNALVDRMVSAARTDPMMAQRFLRLMNMVGPRAELIRPSTLLRMVG; encoded by the coding sequence GTGAGCACGAATGTGTCCCAATCTCGGGATACCGCAATAGTTCTCGGGGCCAGCATCGCTGGATTGCTGGCCGCGCGGGTGCTGGCCGACTTTTACAGCACCGTGCTGGTTGTGGAGCGTGACGTCCTCCCGGACGGACCGCAGACGCGTCGCGGGGTGCCGCAGGGCGGCATGCCGCACATTCCTCCCGCCCGGCTGACCCGGATTCTGGACGAACTGCTTCCCGGATTCCTCGACGAGCTGGTCGCCGGTGGCGCGCGCGTGTGGAACGACGGCGACCTGTCGCGGCTGTGCATCACTTTCGGCGGAGATCAGCTACTGCGTTCGGGCCATGTTCCCGATCCCGGGTCCATCGTCATCCACTACGCGCACCGGCCGTTTCTCGAGTGGAGTCTGCGTCGCCGCGTGCATGCCATAGCCAACGTGGAGTTGCTGCAGGGCCGCGATGCGGTGCGGCTGACGTCGACCCGGGAGCGCGACCGCGTGACCGGTGTCGTCTTGGCGCAGCGCGACTCTGGCATCGAAACCACATGGGAGGCAGACCTTGTCGTCGACGCCACCGGGCGGGGCTCGCGGACACCGCTATTTCTCGAGGAACTCGGCTATGGTCGGCCGCGGGTAGACCAGTTGAAGGTGCACGTCACGTACGCGGGCCTGCCCGTTTATGTAGAGCCGGGCAAGCTGCGGGAGAACTCGACGCTCACCGCGGCACGACCCAGCCGCCCAGTGGCATTCGCGATGACGGCGGGGGAGAACGACGTCCACATGCTCGCGGTGCAGACGCTCGCCGGACAGCCGGCGCCCAAAGATCGCGCCGCTGTGTTCGATTGCCTGGACGGCATCGCACCCCCACATGTACTGGCCGTAGCGCGGTCCGCGGAACCACTCGCGGACGTCGTGCAGTACAAGTTTCCCGCCAACCGGTGGCGGCGTTACGACAAGATGGTGCGCACACCCGACGGTCTGATCGTGATGGGCGACGCCGTGTGCAGTTTCAATCCTCTTTACGGCCAGGGTATGTCGGTTGCGGCCAGCGAAGCGCTGATCCTGCGTGATTGCCTTGCGCAGGGCGACGGTAACCTACCGCGGCGGGTTTTCGGTCTGTGTGCCAATGCGATTGGCGTTGCTTGGCAGACGGCGGTGAGTTCGGACCTGGCGTTACCGCAAATAGCCGGGAGGCGCACCATGTCGGTGCTGGTGCGGAACGCTCTTGTGGACCGCATGGTGTCTGCTGCCCGAACCGATCCGATGATGGCCCAACGATTCCTGCGCCTGATGAACATGGTTGGTCCGCGTGCGGAGTTGATCCGCCCTTCGACGCTGCTGCGCATGGTGGGGTGA
- a CDS encoding HD domain-containing protein encodes MDIQLMDTIADIAIPDTALVREITAHIREAEDDLLFDHSRRVFLFGALQGRRRGLEPNLELLYAGAMFHDLGLTERYRTSQLRFEVDSANAARTFLLEHDVDEADADKVWLSIALHTTPGIPEFLAPEVALVTAGVETDVLGIDRDELSPEALDAVTAAHPRPDFKRRILAAFNDGMEHRPQSTFGTVNDDVLAHFDPTFARDNFVDIILTNTWPE; translated from the coding sequence ATGGATATTCAATTGATGGACACCATTGCCGATATCGCGATACCCGACACCGCTCTGGTGCGCGAGATCACCGCCCACATCCGCGAAGCCGAAGACGACCTGCTCTTCGACCACTCTCGCCGGGTGTTCCTGTTCGGAGCACTGCAGGGACGTCGCCGCGGGTTGGAACCCAACCTGGAGCTGCTCTACGCCGGGGCGATGTTCCACGACCTGGGCCTCACCGAGCGCTACCGCACCTCGCAGCTGCGCTTCGAGGTCGACAGCGCCAACGCAGCACGCACGTTCCTGCTCGAGCACGACGTCGACGAGGCCGACGCCGACAAGGTGTGGCTCAGCATCGCGTTGCACACCACTCCCGGCATCCCGGAGTTTCTGGCACCCGAAGTTGCCCTGGTGACTGCGGGCGTCGAAACCGACGTGCTGGGCATCGACCGCGACGAGCTTTCACCCGAGGCGCTGGACGCGGTCACCGCTGCGCATCCGCGTCCGGATTTCAAGCGGCGCATCCTGGCTGCGTTCAACGATGGGATGGAGCACCGCCCGCAGAGCACCTTCGGCACGGTCAACGACGATGTGTTGGCGCATTTCGACCCGACGTTCGCTCGCGACAACTTCGTCGACATCATCTTGACCAACACCTGGCCCGAGTAG
- a CDS encoding GlxA family transcriptional regulator, giving the protein MAGSRVVVIVVYDGVTLLDVAGAGEVFVEANRFGADYQVKVASVDGNDVTSSIGTRLGVTDRISAIDSADTVMVAGSDNLPAQPVDPALVDAVRSLAARTRRLASICTGSFILGQAGLLSGRRATTHWHETRRLARAFRDVTVEPDAIFVRDGDVFTSAGVSSGIDLTLALVEMDYGTELVREVARWLVVYLKRAGGQSQFSVLVEADPPAGSPLRSVIDAIAADPAHDHSVSNLAAKASLSTRQLTRLFQSELGMTPARYVELVRIDFARAGLEAGRTVTKTAHLAGFGSIETLRRVFVNHLGISPKAYRDRFRTACA; this is encoded by the coding sequence GTGGCCGGATCGCGAGTGGTGGTAATCGTCGTCTACGACGGGGTGACGCTGTTGGACGTCGCGGGGGCGGGTGAAGTCTTCGTCGAGGCGAACCGGTTCGGCGCCGACTACCAAGTCAAGGTCGCATCGGTGGACGGGAACGACGTGACGAGCTCGATCGGGACCCGATTGGGTGTCACGGACCGCATTTCGGCAATCGATTCCGCCGATACCGTGATGGTCGCCGGCAGCGACAATCTGCCCGCGCAACCGGTCGACCCCGCGCTCGTCGACGCCGTCAGATCGCTGGCGGCACGGACTCGGCGCCTCGCGTCGATTTGCACGGGATCGTTCATCCTCGGGCAGGCCGGATTGCTCAGCGGGCGGCGCGCCACCACACACTGGCACGAGACGCGACGATTGGCCCGGGCCTTCCGCGACGTCACCGTCGAGCCGGACGCGATCTTCGTCCGCGACGGCGACGTGTTCACCTCCGCCGGAGTCTCGTCGGGCATCGACCTGACGCTGGCATTGGTCGAAATGGACTACGGGACAGAGCTGGTCCGTGAAGTGGCCCGGTGGTTGGTCGTCTATCTCAAACGCGCGGGCGGCCAATCACAGTTCTCGGTGCTGGTCGAGGCTGATCCGCCGGCGGGCTCACCGCTGCGCTCGGTCATCGATGCGATCGCGGCCGACCCCGCCCACGACCACAGCGTGTCGAACCTCGCGGCGAAGGCGTCGTTGAGTACCCGCCAGCTGACCCGGCTGTTTCAGTCCGAGCTGGGGATGACGCCGGCGCGCTACGTCGAGTTGGTCCGAATCGACTTCGCCCGCGCCGGACTCGAGGCGGGCCGGACCGTCACGAAGACAGCGCATCTCGCGGGTTTCGGCAGCATCGAGACGCTGCGCCGGGTATTCGTCAACCACCTGGGCATCAGCCCGAAGGCCTACCGGGACAGGTTCCGCACCGCCTGCGCGTGA